The Engystomops pustulosus chromosome 9, aEngPut4.maternal, whole genome shotgun sequence genome includes a window with the following:
- the MYMK gene encoding protein myomaker isoform X2 — protein sequence MCCTCQLWSLMFHACEGPGLSFICFMGYDLLEYFSIYGTALSMWVSLIALGDFDEPKRSTVVMFGVLTIGVRIYQDRLGYGVYSGPIGTAVLMISVKWLTKMKEKKGLYPEKSVYTQQIGPGFCFGALALMLRFFFEEWDYTYVHSFYHCALAMSFVLLLPKVNKKAGNGGDPAKMNWSTFCCCSC from the exons ATGTGCTGTACATGTCAGCTGTGGTCACTT ATGTTTCATGCCTGTGAAGGTCCCGGCCTGTCCTTCATATGTTTCATGGGATACGACCTCCTGGAATACTTCAGTATCTATGGGACGGCGTTGTCTATGTGGGTGTCCCTTATAG CTCTTGGTGACTTTGATGAACCTAAGAGGTCCACTGTGGTGATGTTTGGTGTCCTCACCATAGGAGTGAGGATATATCAGGATCGCTTGGGATATGGTGTCTACTCTGGACCCATTGGAACCGCCGTGTTGATGATATCAGTTAAATGG TTGACGAAAATGAAGGAGAAGAAAGGTCTGTATCCAGAAAAGAGTGTCTACACGCAGCAGATAGGACCAGGTTTCTGCTTCGGAGCGCTGGCTTTAATGCTACGCTTCTTCTTTGAG GAATGGGACTACACCTATGTGCACAGCTTCTACCACTGCGCCCTGGCCATGTCCTTCGTCCTCCTACTTCCTAAGGTCAACAAAAAAGCAGGAAATGGTGGTGATCCGGCCAAAATGAACTGGTCCACTTTTTGCTGCTGTTCTTGTTAG
- the MYMK gene encoding protein myomaker isoform X1, whose protein sequence is MGSIVAKLLLPTVSSLAFVPTISIAAKRKFHMEAMVYFFTMFFIAMFHACEGPGLSFICFMGYDLLEYFSIYGTALSMWVSLIALGDFDEPKRSTVVMFGVLTIGVRIYQDRLGYGVYSGPIGTAVLMISVKWLTKMKEKKGLYPEKSVYTQQIGPGFCFGALALMLRFFFEEWDYTYVHSFYHCALAMSFVLLLPKVNKKAGNGGDPAKMNWSTFCCCSC, encoded by the exons ATGGGCTCCATAGTGGCGAAGCTCTTACTGCCCACTGTCAGCAGCCTGGCATTTGTGCCAACCATCAGCATAGCTGCCAAGAGGAAGTTCCACATGGAGGCAATGGTTTACTTCTTCACCATGTTTTTCATTGCG ATGTTTCATGCCTGTGAAGGTCCCGGCCTGTCCTTCATATGTTTCATGGGATACGACCTCCTGGAATACTTCAGTATCTATGGGACGGCGTTGTCTATGTGGGTGTCCCTTATAG CTCTTGGTGACTTTGATGAACCTAAGAGGTCCACTGTGGTGATGTTTGGTGTCCTCACCATAGGAGTGAGGATATATCAGGATCGCTTGGGATATGGTGTCTACTCTGGACCCATTGGAACCGCCGTGTTGATGATATCAGTTAAATGG TTGACGAAAATGAAGGAGAAGAAAGGTCTGTATCCAGAAAAGAGTGTCTACACGCAGCAGATAGGACCAGGTTTCTGCTTCGGAGCGCTGGCTTTAATGCTACGCTTCTTCTTTGAG GAATGGGACTACACCTATGTGCACAGCTTCTACCACTGCGCCCTGGCCATGTCCTTCGTCCTCCTACTTCCTAAGGTCAACAAAAAAGCAGGAAATGGTGGTGATCCGGCCAAAATGAACTGGTCCACTTTTTGCTGCTGTTCTTGTTAG